Proteins encoded together in one Amblyomma americanum isolate KBUSLIRL-KWMA chromosome 1, ASM5285725v1, whole genome shotgun sequence window:
- the LOC144115221 gene encoding uncharacterized protein LOC144115221 yields the protein MACLSVRRSQDLLDLKLLGLRLETKLTILEGQLNKLSATSSKCNQGGRTGGPDSDTDVATSDTQERILRAQQAIIDISNRNTVELENLSQLVTTQTAKLANRSDAMLGLLKSSELVHRRPPPQETISQGRRHHQP from the coding sequence ATGGCATGCCTGTCCGTGCGTAGGTCTCAAGACCTGCTGGACCTGAAGCTGCTGGGCCTCCGACTGGAGACCAAGCTGACCATTCTGGAGGGCCAGCTGAACAAGCTGAGCGCCACCTCGAGCAAGTGCAACCAGGGCGGCCGCACTGGCGGCCCTGACAGCGACACGGATGTGGCCACGAGCGACACCCAGGAACGCATCTTGCGCGCCCAGCAGGCCATCATCGACATCAGCAACCGCAACACGGTCGAACTGGAGAACCTATCGCAGCTCGTCACTACGCAGACGGCCAAGCTGGCCAACCGCTCCGACGCCATGCTCGGCCTGCTCAAGTCCTCCGAGCTGGTGCATCGACGACCGCCGCCCCAGGAGACCATCTCACAGGGCCGCAGACACCACCAGCCGTAG